The following coding sequences are from one Gossypium hirsutum isolate 1008001.06 chromosome A12, Gossypium_hirsutum_v2.1, whole genome shotgun sequence window:
- the LOC107934029 gene encoding cyclin-U4-1 isoform X2, with protein MAELENPSLMPNLITYLSCLLQKVAESNDVNCRFQPQKVSVFHGLTRPTISIQSYLDRIYKYANCSPSCFIVAYIYLDRFAKKKPTLPINSFNVHRLLITSVMVAAKFMDDIIGVGTVLYWCGYKYWVEDDNVVYLALVIYSFWKGHETRNMCNQLQQL; from the exons ATGGCAGAGTTAGAGAACCCAAGTCTGATGCCAAATCTCATAACATACTTGTCTTGTCTTCTCCAAAAAGTAGCTGAGTCCAACGATGTAAACTGCCGGTTCCAGCCTCAGAAAGTTTCAGTCTTTCATGGTCTAACTCGACCAACTATCTCAATTCAAAGTTATTTGGACAGGATTTATAAGTATGCAAATTGTAGCCCTTCCTGTTTTATCGTTGCATACATTTACCTTGATCGGTTTGCTAAAAAAAAACCCACTTTGCCCATCAATTCATTCAATGTTCATCGCCTGCTTATTACAAGTGTCATGGTTGCTGCCAAGTTCATGGATGATAT CATTGGGGTAGGGACAGTGCTGTATTGGTGTGGCTACAAATACTGGGTAGAGGATGACAATGTGGTGTATTTGGCACTTGTCATTTATTCATTTTGGAAGGGACATGAGACAAGGAACATGTGCAACCAGCTGCAACAACTATGA
- the LOC107934029 gene encoding cyclin-U4-1 isoform X1, which yields MAELENPSLMPNLITYLSCLLQKVAESNDVNCRFQPQKVSVFHGLTRPTISIQSYLDRIYKYANCSPSCFIVAYIYLDRFAKKKPTLPINSFNVHRLLITSVMVAAKFMDDIYYNNAYYAKVGGISTIEMNYLEMDFLFGLGFHLNVAPNTFYTYFTYLQREIMLQPPPSIAESSLSLDRSLKVHLCFNEEESSHQNQQQLAV from the exons ATGGCAGAGTTAGAGAACCCAAGTCTGATGCCAAATCTCATAACATACTTGTCTTGTCTTCTCCAAAAAGTAGCTGAGTCCAACGATGTAAACTGCCGGTTCCAGCCTCAGAAAGTTTCAGTCTTTCATGGTCTAACTCGACCAACTATCTCAATTCAAAGTTATTTGGACAGGATTTATAAGTATGCAAATTGTAGCCCTTCCTGTTTTATCGTTGCATACATTTACCTTGATCGGTTTGCTAAAAAAAAACCCACTTTGCCCATCAATTCATTCAATGTTCATCGCCTGCTTATTACAAGTGTCATGGTTGCTGCCAAGTTCATGGATGATAT ATATTATAACAATGCTTACTATGCAAAAGTGGGAGGAATCAGCACAATAGAAATGAATTACCTTGAAATGgattttttatttgggttggGTTTTCATTTAAATGTAGCCCCCAATACTTTTTACACTTACTTCACTTACCTACAAAGAGAGATCATGTTGCAACCACCACCAAGTATTGCAGAATCATCATTAAGTCTTGATAGGTCATTAAAAGTCCACTTATGTTTCAATGAAGAAGAATCCTCTCATCAAAATCAACAACAATTAGCTGTTTAA
- the LOC107934049 gene encoding uncharacterized protein, whose protein sequence is MLNRYLSTGKSWYKHFQYEDGRDKPGDVRNIMLVVATLIASVTFQAGVNPPGGVWQDNDNGHHAGRAIYASQSAAYYVFLIYNTFALSASILVIMYLTHRFPFHFEIIIATVSMIVTYGSAIFAITPDESVRFPYVIAAASVPFLRRCLIQLFNIVFKKE, encoded by the coding sequence ATGTTAAACCGGTACTTAAGCACAGGCAAGAGCTGGTACAAGCATTTCCAGTACGAGGACGGCAGAGACAAGCCTGGCGATGTCCGTAACATTATGTTAGTAGTTGCTACCCTCATAGCTTCCGTTACTTTCCAAGCTGGTGTCAACCCTCCTGGCGGTGTATGGCAAGATAACGACAACGGACACCATGCCGGCAGAGCCATTTATGCATCTCAGTCAGCAGCTTACTATGTTTTCTTGATTTACAATACCTTCGCTCTCTCTGCTTCCATACTTGTCATCATGTATCTCACTCATAGATTCCCTTTccattttgaaattattattgccACCGTTTCCATGATCGTCACTTACGGTTCGGCGATTTTCGCCATTACTCCCGACGAATCGGTCAGGTTCCCGTACGTCATAGCGGCAGCTTCCGTGCCTTTTTTACGGCGGTGTTTGATTCAGCTCTTCAACATCGTCTTCAAAAAGGAGTAA